The following are encoded in a window of Oncorhynchus keta strain PuntledgeMale-10-30-2019 chromosome 10, Oket_V2, whole genome shotgun sequence genomic DNA:
- the LOC118378666 gene encoding SWI/SNF-related matrix-associated actin-dependent regulator of chromatin subfamily D member 1 isoform X1, with protein sequence MAARGSFQSASTGGGGGGMGPGPPVQGGGPGMGPGTPGGRMGPSSGAQNHLYRSPMPGPGYPRPGGMPPSSRMTPQGPPMGPPGYGSSPVSRPGMPSVMDPSRKRPAPQQIQQVQQQRNQHTKKKKMADKILPQRIRELVPESQAYMDLLAFERKLDQTIMRKRLDIQEALKRPIKQKRKLRIFISNTFNPAKPDAEDGDGTVASWELRVEGRLLEDTAVSKYEATKQKRKFSSFFKSLVIELDKDLYGPDNHLVEWHRTATTQETDGFQVKRPGDVGVRCTVLLMLDYQPPQFKLDPRLARMLGIHTQTRPVIIQALWQYVKTHKLQDPHEREFINCDKYLQQVREFINCDKYLQQVREFINCVKYLQQVREFINCDKYLQQVREFINCVKYLQQVREFINCDKYLQQVREFINCDKYLQQVREFINCDKYLQQVREFINCVKYLQQVREFINCDKYLQQVREFINCDKYLQQVREFINCDKYLQQVREFINCDKYLQQVREFINCDKYLQQVREFINCDKYLQQVREFINCDKYLQQVREFINCDKYLQQVREYINCDKYLQQVREYINCDKYLQQVREYINCDKYLQQIFEAQRMKFSEIPQRLHALLMPPEPIIINHVIR encoded by the exons AGACCAGGTGGGATGCCCCCATCCAGCCGTATGACCCCCCAGGGCCCGCCCATGGGGCCTCCAGGCTACGGCTCCAGCCCTGTGTCCCGACCAGGGATGCCCAGTGTCATGGACCCCTCCCGTAAAAGGCCGGCCCCCCAGCAGATCCAGCAGGTCCAACAGCAGCGCAACCAACA TaccaagaagaagaagatggcGGATAAGATTTTACCTCAGAGGATCCGGGAGCTGGTGCCAGAGTCTCAGGCCTACATGGACCTGCTGGCGTTTGAGAGGAAGCTGGACCAGACCATCATGAGGAAACGTCTGGACATCCAGGAGGCACTCAAGAGACCCATCAAG CAAAAGCGAAAGCTTCGTATCTTCATATCCAACACGTTCAACCCTGCCAAGCCCGACGCGGAAGACGGGGATGGCACTGTAGCATCGTGGGAGTTGCGTGTCGAAGGACGCCTGCTTGAAGAT ACTGCTGTGTCCAAGTATGAAGCAACCAAGCAGAAGAGGAAGTTCTCTTCCTTCTTCAAGTCTCTGGTCATTGAGTTGGACAAGGACCTCTATGGGCCTGACAATCACTTGGTcgag TGGCATCGGACTGCGACCACTCAGGAGACAGACGGGTtccaggtgaagaggccaggggATGTGGGCGTACGCTGCACTGTCCTGCTGATGCTGGACTACCAG CCCCCTCAGTTCAAGCTGGACCCTCGCCTGGCCCGTATGTTGGGGATCCACACCCAGACCAGGCCGGTCATCATCCAGGCACTCTGGCAGTATGTTAAGACCCACAAGCTGCAGGACCCCCACGAGAGAGAGTTCATCAACTGTGACAAGTACCTGCAGCAGGTGAGAGAGTTCATCAACTGTGACAAGTACCTGCAGCAGGTGAGAGAGTTCATCAACTGTGTCAAGTACCTGCAGCAGGTGAGAGAGTTCATCAACTGTGACAAGTACCTGCAGCAG GTGAGAGAGTTCATCAACTGTGTCAAGTACCTGCAGCAGGTGAGAGAGTTCATCAACTGTGACAAGTACCTGCAGCAG GTGAGAGAGTTCATCAACTGTGACAAGTACCTGCAGCAGGTGAGAGAGTTCATCAACTGTGACAAGTACCTGCAGCAGGTGAGAGAGTTCATCAACTGTGTCAAGTACCTGCAGCAGGTGAGAGAGTTCATCAACTGTGACAAGTACCTGCAGCAG GTGAGAGAGTTCATCAACTGTGACAAGTACCTGCAGCAGGTGAGAGAGTTCATCAACTGTGACAAGTACCTGCAGCAGGTGAGAGAGTTCATCAACTGTGACAAGTACCTGCAGCAGGTGAGAGAGTTCATCAACTGTGACAAGTACCTGCAGCAG GTGAGAGAGTTCATCAACTGTGACAAGTACCTGCAGCAGGTGAGAGAGTTCATCAACTGTGACAAGTACCTGCAGCAGGTGAGAGAGTTCATCAACTGTGACAAGTACCTGCAGCAGGTGAGAGAGTACATCAACTGTGACAAGTACCTGCAGCAG GTGAGAGAGTACATCAACTGTGACAAGTACCTGCAGCAGGTGAGAGAGTACATCAACTGTGACAAGTACCTGCAGCAG ATCTTTGAGGCCCAGCGTATGAAGTTCTCTGAGATCCCCCAGCGTCTCCATGCTCTCCTGATGCCTCCAGAACCCATCATCATTAACCATGTCATCAGGTAG
- the LOC118378666 gene encoding SWI/SNF-related matrix-associated actin-dependent regulator of chromatin subfamily D member 1 isoform X6 has translation MAARGSFQSASTGGGGGGMGPGPPVQGGGPGMGPGTPGGRMGPSSGAQNHLYRSPMPGPGYPRPGGMPPSSRMTPQGPPMGPPGYGSSPVSRPGMPSVMDPSRKRPAPQQIQQVQQQRNQHTKKKKMADKILPQRIRELVPESQAYMDLLAFERKLDQTIMRKRLDIQEALKRPIKQKRKLRIFISNTFNPAKPDAEDGDGTVASWELRVEGRLLEDTAVSKYEATKQKRKFSSFFKSLVIELDKDLYGPDNHLVEWHRTATTQETDGFQVKRPGDVGVRCTVLLMLDYQPPQFKLDPRLARMLGIHTQTRPVIIQALWQYVKTHKLQDPHEREFINCDKYLQQVREFINCDKYLQQVREFINCDKYLQQVREFINCDKYLQQVREFINCVKYLQQVREFINCDKYLQQVREFINCDKYLQQVREFINCDKYLQQVREFINCVKYLQQVREFINCDKYLQQVREFINCDKYLQQVREFINCDKYLQQVREFINCDKYLQQVREFINCDKYLQQVREFINCDKYLQQVREFINCDKYLQQVREFINCDKYLQQVREYINCDKYLQQVREYINCDKYLQQVREYINCDKYLQQIFEAQRMKFSEIPQRLHALLMPPEPIIINHVISVDPNDQKKTACYDIDVEVDDTLKTQMNSFLLSTASQQEIAGLDNKIHETIETINQLKTQREFMLSFARDPQGFINDWLQSQCRDLKTMTDVVANPEEERRAEFYFQPWAQEAVCRYFYSKVQQRRQELEQALGIRNT, from the exons AGACCAGGTGGGATGCCCCCATCCAGCCGTATGACCCCCCAGGGCCCGCCCATGGGGCCTCCAGGCTACGGCTCCAGCCCTGTGTCCCGACCAGGGATGCCCAGTGTCATGGACCCCTCCCGTAAAAGGCCGGCCCCCCAGCAGATCCAGCAGGTCCAACAGCAGCGCAACCAACA TaccaagaagaagaagatggcGGATAAGATTTTACCTCAGAGGATCCGGGAGCTGGTGCCAGAGTCTCAGGCCTACATGGACCTGCTGGCGTTTGAGAGGAAGCTGGACCAGACCATCATGAGGAAACGTCTGGACATCCAGGAGGCACTCAAGAGACCCATCAAG CAAAAGCGAAAGCTTCGTATCTTCATATCCAACACGTTCAACCCTGCCAAGCCCGACGCGGAAGACGGGGATGGCACTGTAGCATCGTGGGAGTTGCGTGTCGAAGGACGCCTGCTTGAAGAT ACTGCTGTGTCCAAGTATGAAGCAACCAAGCAGAAGAGGAAGTTCTCTTCCTTCTTCAAGTCTCTGGTCATTGAGTTGGACAAGGACCTCTATGGGCCTGACAATCACTTGGTcgag TGGCATCGGACTGCGACCACTCAGGAGACAGACGGGTtccaggtgaagaggccaggggATGTGGGCGTACGCTGCACTGTCCTGCTGATGCTGGACTACCAG CCCCCTCAGTTCAAGCTGGACCCTCGCCTGGCCCGTATGTTGGGGATCCACACCCAGACCAGGCCGGTCATCATCCAGGCACTCTGGCAGTATGTTAAGACCCACAAGCTGCAGGACCCCCACGAGAGAGAGTTCATCAACTGTGACAAGTACCTGCAGCAGGTGAGAGAGTTCATCAACTGTGACAAGTACCTGCAGCAG GTGAGAGAGTTCATCAACTGTGACAAGTACCTGCAGCAGGTGAGAGAGTTCATCAACTGTGACAAGTACCTGCAGCAGGTGAGAGAGTTCATCAACTGTGTCAAGTACCTGCAGCAGGTGAGAGAGTTCATCAACTGTGACAAGTACCTGCAGCAG GTGAGAGAGTTCATCAACTGTGACAAGTACCTGCAGCAGGTGAGAGAGTTCATCAACTGTGACAAGTACCTGCAGCAGGTGAGAGAGTTCATCAACTGTGTCAAGTACCTGCAGCAGGTGAGAGAGTTCATCAACTGTGACAAGTACCTGCAGCAG GTGAGAGAGTTCATCAACTGTGACAAGTACCTGCAGCAGGTGAGAGAGTTCATCAACTGTGACAAGTACCTGCAGCAGGTGAGAGAGTTCATCAACTGTGACAAGTACCTGCAGCAGGTGAGAGAGTTCATCAACTGTGACAAGTACCTGCAGCAG GTGAGAGAGTTCATCAACTGTGACAAGTACCTGCAGCAGGTGAGAGAGTTCATCAACTGTGACAAGTACCTGCAGCAGGTGAGAGAGTTCATCAACTGTGACAAGTACCTGCAGCAGGTGAGAGAGTACATCAACTGTGACAAGTACCTGCAGCAG GTGAGAGAGTACATCAACTGTGACAAGTACCTGCAGCAGGTGAGAGAGTACATCAACTGTGACAAGTACCTGCAGCAG ATCTTTGAGGCCCAGCGTATGAAGTTCTCTGAGATCCCCCAGCGTCTCCATGCTCTCCTGATGCCTCCAGAACCCATCATCATTAACCATGTCATCAG tgtggaTCCCAACGACCAGAAGAAGACGGCCTGCTATGACATCGATGTGGAGGTGGACGACACTCTAAAGACCCAGATGAACTCCTTCCTCCTATCCACCGCCAGCCAGCAGGAGATAGCTGGTCTGGACAACAAG ATCCATGAGACCATAGAGACGATCAACCAGCTGAAGACCCAGAGAGAGTTCATGTTGAGCTTCGCCAGAGACCCCCAGGGCTTCATCAACGACTGGCTGCAATCACAGTGCCGGGacctcaag ACTATGACTGATGTTGTTGCGAAcccagaagaagagaggagagccgAGTTCTATTTCCAACCCTGGGCCCAGGAGGCCGTGTGTCGCTACTTCTACTCCAAG GTCCAACAGAGGCGTCAGGAGCTGGAACAGGCCCTGGGAATCAGAAACACCTAG
- the LOC118378666 gene encoding SWI/SNF-related matrix-associated actin-dependent regulator of chromatin subfamily D member 1 isoform X5: MAARGSFQSASTGGGGGGMGPGPPVQGGGPGMGPGTPGGRMGPSSGAQNHLYRSPMPGPGYPRPGGMPPSSRMTPQGPPMGPPGYGSSPVSRPGMPSVMDPSRKRPAPQQIQQVQQQRNQHTKKKKMADKILPQRIRELVPESQAYMDLLAFERKLDQTIMRKRLDIQEALKRPIKQKRKLRIFISNTFNPAKPDAEDGDGTVASWELRVEGRLLEDTAVSKYEATKQKRKFSSFFKSLVIELDKDLYGPDNHLVEWHRTATTQETDGFQVKRPGDVGVRCTVLLMLDYQPPQFKLDPRLARMLGIHTQTRPVIIQALWQYVKTHKLQDPHEREFINCDKYLQQVREFINCDKYLQQVREFINCDKYLQQVREFINCDKYLQQVREFINCDKYLQQVREFINCDKYLQQVREFINCDKYLQQVREFINCVKYLQQVREFINCDKYLQQVREFINCDKYLQQVREFINCDKYLQQVREFINCDKYLQQVREFINCDKYLQQVREFINCDKYLQQVREFINCDKYLQQVREFINCDKYLQQVREYINCDKYLQQVREYINCDKYLQQVREYINCDKYLQQIFEAQRMKFSEIPQRLHALLMPPEPIIINHVIR, translated from the exons AGACCAGGTGGGATGCCCCCATCCAGCCGTATGACCCCCCAGGGCCCGCCCATGGGGCCTCCAGGCTACGGCTCCAGCCCTGTGTCCCGACCAGGGATGCCCAGTGTCATGGACCCCTCCCGTAAAAGGCCGGCCCCCCAGCAGATCCAGCAGGTCCAACAGCAGCGCAACCAACA TaccaagaagaagaagatggcGGATAAGATTTTACCTCAGAGGATCCGGGAGCTGGTGCCAGAGTCTCAGGCCTACATGGACCTGCTGGCGTTTGAGAGGAAGCTGGACCAGACCATCATGAGGAAACGTCTGGACATCCAGGAGGCACTCAAGAGACCCATCAAG CAAAAGCGAAAGCTTCGTATCTTCATATCCAACACGTTCAACCCTGCCAAGCCCGACGCGGAAGACGGGGATGGCACTGTAGCATCGTGGGAGTTGCGTGTCGAAGGACGCCTGCTTGAAGAT ACTGCTGTGTCCAAGTATGAAGCAACCAAGCAGAAGAGGAAGTTCTCTTCCTTCTTCAAGTCTCTGGTCATTGAGTTGGACAAGGACCTCTATGGGCCTGACAATCACTTGGTcgag TGGCATCGGACTGCGACCACTCAGGAGACAGACGGGTtccaggtgaagaggccaggggATGTGGGCGTACGCTGCACTGTCCTGCTGATGCTGGACTACCAG CCCCCTCAGTTCAAGCTGGACCCTCGCCTGGCCCGTATGTTGGGGATCCACACCCAGACCAGGCCGGTCATCATCCAGGCACTCTGGCAGTATGTTAAGACCCACAAGCTGCAGGACCCCCACGAGAGAGAGTTCATCAACTGTGACAAGTACCTGCAGCAGGTGAGAGAGTTCATCAACTGTGACAAGTACCTGCAGCAG GTGAGAGAGTTCATCAACTGTGACAAGTACCTGCAGCAGGTGAGAGAGTTCATCAACTGTGACAAGTACCTGCAGCAG GTGAGAGAGTTCATCAACTGTGACAAGTACCTGCAGCAG GTGAGAGAGTTCATCAACTGTGACAAGTACCTGCAGCAGGTGAGAGAGTTCATCAACTGTGACAAGTACCTGCAGCAGGTGAGAGAGTTCATCAACTGTGTCAAGTACCTGCAGCAGGTGAGAGAGTTCATCAACTGTGACAAGTACCTGCAGCAG GTGAGAGAGTTCATCAACTGTGACAAGTACCTGCAGCAGGTGAGAGAGTTCATCAACTGTGACAAGTACCTGCAGCAGGTGAGAGAGTTCATCAACTGTGACAAGTACCTGCAGCAGGTGAGAGAGTTCATCAACTGTGACAAGTACCTGCAGCAG GTGAGAGAGTTCATCAACTGTGACAAGTACCTGCAGCAGGTGAGAGAGTTCATCAACTGTGACAAGTACCTGCAGCAGGTGAGAGAGTTCATCAACTGTGACAAGTACCTGCAGCAGGTGAGAGAGTACATCAACTGTGACAAGTACCTGCAGCAG GTGAGAGAGTACATCAACTGTGACAAGTACCTGCAGCAGGTGAGAGAGTACATCAACTGTGACAAGTACCTGCAGCAG ATCTTTGAGGCCCAGCGTATGAAGTTCTCTGAGATCCCCCAGCGTCTCCATGCTCTCCTGATGCCTCCAGAACCCATCATCATTAACCATGTCATCAGGTAG
- the LOC118378666 gene encoding SWI/SNF-related matrix-associated actin-dependent regulator of chromatin subfamily D member 1 isoform X4 has protein sequence MAARGSFQSASTGGGGGGMGPGPPVQGGGPGMGPGTPGGRMGPSSGAQNHLYRSPMPGPGYPRPGGMPPSSRMTPQGPPMGPPGYGSSPVSRPGMPSVMDPSRKRPAPQQIQQVQQQRNQHTKKKKMADKILPQRIRELVPESQAYMDLLAFERKLDQTIMRKRLDIQEALKRPIKQKRKLRIFISNTFNPAKPDAEDGDGTVASWELRVEGRLLEDTAVSKYEATKQKRKFSSFFKSLVIELDKDLYGPDNHLVEWHRTATTQETDGFQVKRPGDVGVRCTVLLMLDYQPPQFKLDPRLARMLGIHTQTRPVIIQALWQYVKTHKLQDPHEREFINCDKYLQQVREFINCDKYLQQVREFINCDKYLQQVREFINCDKYLQQVREFINCVKYLQQVREFINCDKYLQQVREFINCDKYLQQVREFINCDKYLQQVREFINCVKYLQQVREFINCDKYLQQVREFINCDKYLQQVREFINCDKYLQQVREFINCDKYLQQVREFINCDKYLQQVREFINCDKYLQQVREFINCDKYLQQVREYINCDKYLQQVREYINCDKYLQQVREYINCDKYLQQIFEAQRMKFSEIPQRLHALLMPPEPIIINHVIR, from the exons AGACCAGGTGGGATGCCCCCATCCAGCCGTATGACCCCCCAGGGCCCGCCCATGGGGCCTCCAGGCTACGGCTCCAGCCCTGTGTCCCGACCAGGGATGCCCAGTGTCATGGACCCCTCCCGTAAAAGGCCGGCCCCCCAGCAGATCCAGCAGGTCCAACAGCAGCGCAACCAACA TaccaagaagaagaagatggcGGATAAGATTTTACCTCAGAGGATCCGGGAGCTGGTGCCAGAGTCTCAGGCCTACATGGACCTGCTGGCGTTTGAGAGGAAGCTGGACCAGACCATCATGAGGAAACGTCTGGACATCCAGGAGGCACTCAAGAGACCCATCAAG CAAAAGCGAAAGCTTCGTATCTTCATATCCAACACGTTCAACCCTGCCAAGCCCGACGCGGAAGACGGGGATGGCACTGTAGCATCGTGGGAGTTGCGTGTCGAAGGACGCCTGCTTGAAGAT ACTGCTGTGTCCAAGTATGAAGCAACCAAGCAGAAGAGGAAGTTCTCTTCCTTCTTCAAGTCTCTGGTCATTGAGTTGGACAAGGACCTCTATGGGCCTGACAATCACTTGGTcgag TGGCATCGGACTGCGACCACTCAGGAGACAGACGGGTtccaggtgaagaggccaggggATGTGGGCGTACGCTGCACTGTCCTGCTGATGCTGGACTACCAG CCCCCTCAGTTCAAGCTGGACCCTCGCCTGGCCCGTATGTTGGGGATCCACACCCAGACCAGGCCGGTCATCATCCAGGCACTCTGGCAGTATGTTAAGACCCACAAGCTGCAGGACCCCCACGAGAGAGAGTTCATCAACTGTGACAAGTACCTGCAGCAGGTGAGAGAGTTCATCAACTGTGACAAGTACCTGCAGCAG GTGAGAGAGTTCATCAACTGTGACAAGTACCTGCAGCAGGTGAGAGAGTTCATCAACTGTGACAAGTACCTGCAGCAGGTGAGAGAGTTCATCAACTGTGTCAAGTACCTGCAGCAGGTGAGAGAGTTCATCAACTGTGACAAGTACCTGCAGCAG GTGAGAGAGTTCATCAACTGTGACAAGTACCTGCAGCAGGTGAGAGAGTTCATCAACTGTGACAAGTACCTGCAGCAGGTGAGAGAGTTCATCAACTGTGTCAAGTACCTGCAGCAGGTGAGAGAGTTCATCAACTGTGACAAGTACCTGCAGCAG GTGAGAGAGTTCATCAACTGTGACAAGTACCTGCAGCAGGTGAGAGAGTTCATCAACTGTGACAAGTACCTGCAGCAGGTGAGAGAGTTCATCAACTGTGACAAGTACCTGCAGCAG GTGAGAGAGTTCATCAACTGTGACAAGTACCTGCAGCAGGTGAGAGAGTTCATCAACTGTGACAAGTACCTGCAGCAGGTGAGAGAGTTCATCAACTGTGACAAGTACCTGCAGCAG GTGAGAGAGTACATCAACTGTGACAAGTACCTGCAGCAGGTGAGAGAGTACATCAACTGTGACAAGTACCTGCAGCAGGTGAGAGAGTACATCAACTGTGACAAGTACCTGCAGCAG ATCTTTGAGGCCCAGCGTATGAAGTTCTCTGAGATCCCCCAGCGTCTCCATGCTCTCCTGATGCCTCCAGAACCCATCATCATTAACCATGTCATCAGGTAG
- the LOC118378666 gene encoding SWI/SNF-related matrix-associated actin-dependent regulator of chromatin subfamily D member 1 isoform X3, whose translation MAARGSFQSASTGGGGGGMGPGPPVQGGGPGMGPGTPGGRMGPSSGAQNHLYRSPMPGPGYPRPGGMPPSSRMTPQGPPMGPPGYGSSPVSRPGMPSVMDPSRKRPAPQQIQQVQQQRNQHTKKKKMADKILPQRIRELVPESQAYMDLLAFERKLDQTIMRKRLDIQEALKRPIKQKRKLRIFISNTFNPAKPDAEDGDGTVASWELRVEGRLLEDTAVSKYEATKQKRKFSSFFKSLVIELDKDLYGPDNHLVEWHRTATTQETDGFQVKRPGDVGVRCTVLLMLDYQPPQFKLDPRLARMLGIHTQTRPVIIQALWQYVKTHKLQDPHEREFINCDKYLQQVREFINCDKYLQQVREFINCDKYLQQVREFINCDKYLQQVREFINCVKYLQQVREFINCDKYLQQVREFINCDKYLQQVREFINCDKYLQQVREFINCVKYLQQVREFINCDKYLQQVREFINCDKYLQQVREFINCDKYLQQVREFINCDKYLQQVREFINCDKYLQQVREFINCDKYLQQVREFINCDKYLQQVREFINCDKYLQQVREYINCDKYLQQVREYINCDKYLQQIFEAQRMKFSEIPQRLHALLMPPEPIIINHVIR comes from the exons AGACCAGGTGGGATGCCCCCATCCAGCCGTATGACCCCCCAGGGCCCGCCCATGGGGCCTCCAGGCTACGGCTCCAGCCCTGTGTCCCGACCAGGGATGCCCAGTGTCATGGACCCCTCCCGTAAAAGGCCGGCCCCCCAGCAGATCCAGCAGGTCCAACAGCAGCGCAACCAACA TaccaagaagaagaagatggcGGATAAGATTTTACCTCAGAGGATCCGGGAGCTGGTGCCAGAGTCTCAGGCCTACATGGACCTGCTGGCGTTTGAGAGGAAGCTGGACCAGACCATCATGAGGAAACGTCTGGACATCCAGGAGGCACTCAAGAGACCCATCAAG CAAAAGCGAAAGCTTCGTATCTTCATATCCAACACGTTCAACCCTGCCAAGCCCGACGCGGAAGACGGGGATGGCACTGTAGCATCGTGGGAGTTGCGTGTCGAAGGACGCCTGCTTGAAGAT ACTGCTGTGTCCAAGTATGAAGCAACCAAGCAGAAGAGGAAGTTCTCTTCCTTCTTCAAGTCTCTGGTCATTGAGTTGGACAAGGACCTCTATGGGCCTGACAATCACTTGGTcgag TGGCATCGGACTGCGACCACTCAGGAGACAGACGGGTtccaggtgaagaggccaggggATGTGGGCGTACGCTGCACTGTCCTGCTGATGCTGGACTACCAG CCCCCTCAGTTCAAGCTGGACCCTCGCCTGGCCCGTATGTTGGGGATCCACACCCAGACCAGGCCGGTCATCATCCAGGCACTCTGGCAGTATGTTAAGACCCACAAGCTGCAGGACCCCCACGAGAGAGAGTTCATCAACTGTGACAAGTACCTGCAGCAGGTGAGAGAGTTCATCAACTGTGACAAGTACCTGCAGCAG GTGAGAGAGTTCATCAACTGTGACAAGTACCTGCAGCAGGTGAGAGAGTTCATCAACTGTGACAAGTACCTGCAGCAGGTGAGAGAGTTCATCAACTGTGTCAAGTACCTGCAGCAGGTGAGAGAGTTCATCAACTGTGACAAGTACCTGCAGCAG GTGAGAGAGTTCATCAACTGTGACAAGTACCTGCAGCAGGTGAGAGAGTTCATCAACTGTGACAAGTACCTGCAGCAGGTGAGAGAGTTCATCAACTGTGTCAAGTACCTGCAGCAGGTGAGAGAGTTCATCAACTGTGACAAGTACCTGCAGCAG GTGAGAGAGTTCATCAACTGTGACAAGTACCTGCAGCAGGTGAGAGAGTTCATCAACTGTGACAAGTACCTGCAGCAGGTGAGAGAGTTCATCAACTGTGACAAGTACCTGCAGCAGGTGAGAGAGTTCATCAACTGTGACAAGTACCTGCAGCAG GTGAGAGAGTTCATCAACTGTGACAAGTACCTGCAGCAGGTGAGAGAGTTCATCAACTGTGACAAGTACCTGCAGCAGGTGAGAGAGTTCATCAACTGTGACAAGTACCTGCAGCAGGTGAGAGAGTACATCAACTGTGACAAGTACCTGCAGCAG GTGAGAGAGTACATCAACTGTGACAAGTACCTGCAGCAG ATCTTTGAGGCCCAGCGTATGAAGTTCTCTGAGATCCCCCAGCGTCTCCATGCTCTCCTGATGCCTCCAGAACCCATCATCATTAACCATGTCATCAGGTAG